A window of Mobiluncus massiliensis genomic DNA:
TATTAAAGTGACGGTCACGGTTGACGAGGACGGCACTGGTACAGCTAAGACGGTTTCCGCTGGTGCAGATGCAAACGTTACTGTAAACATCGCCTAGTGAGTCCTTTGATTCTAGTGAAACCTTTACGGTTTCAACGATAACTGAATAATCCAATGTTTGGGGGTTGGGCTCATCTGGGCCTAACCCCCAAACAATTTGAGCGAGAATTACGTTTCTGTCGGTTCCGGGGCATCAAGGGTGGTAGGTGTGTCTGTTCATTCCAAATATCCATGGCGCGATCTCAATGCTCCCGTCAGCCCGATTGGGGCAAGACTTGGAATACTGCAATTGTGTTAGGCAGCAAAGGACAGCAGCTTGGCAACCCAATCAGCAAAGCGTGGGCACTCCTTGAGCACTGCCTCGAAAGGGGTATGGTCGAATACGTCTTTTGAATCGGGGACTTTACGGTAGCGAACCTTGCTACGTTCCTTTAGTTGAATAATTCGTTTAGACGGGGAAGTTTGGGGTGAATCGTTGATTTCTTCTACCTCGCCGGACGAGTCTCTCCACCCAGCCATCTGGCGAATCTCTGCAGCGCTGAACACTGTTGAACTTCCGTGCAAAGCTGCGGCTATAACCAGCGTTTCAAATTCATGCTTCACTACGAAAGGTAAGAATTTTCCTGGTTGTTCCCGTTTCGTGTAGCACTCGAGCATTTTTTCCTCAAGATCCTCGCACTTCGGAGCGACCAAACCTGCTTCCTTAATAAAATCCCGCGGAAAACCGTAGTAGTCGATCATCGTAGATACACCCTGTAACTGCGGCTCTGAAAGCAACGAACGAATCAACGAGTCATAGCATGGCGTCGCCCTGGAATACCAGCCGCCACCACCAGAACATGCTTTCCCATTCGCGCCAACCCCAGTTTTTACCACAATCGCTTTGGTGAATAACTTCCCGCCGCTAGCTTGACGAAGGTAAGGGTCTAAATAGTTCACTATGAACTGTTGCTCCGATGGGCCCTCCGCAACAATCGCAATCTCTACCATTGCTGCACCTCCACGCACCTTGAGATCACCCTATTGCCGTTCACGAGTTCGTTACCTCGCGTTTTGGTGAAACGTTTAGAACATTGTTTTCCCACATTTGCCCAACCGAATAATCATCCAACCATTGGGTGTAAGCCTCTGACTCGGGGCGATTAACGGTTGTAGCTCCGTTCTCGCGAGTCACTAGAGCCAGCTCTTGCAACGAGAACTGGTTTGCCAAAGTGACTGATTGTGTGGTGACAATGATTTTCCTCTCCGCGCTGGCAACCTCGTGTAGCATTTCAGCCAACTGATAGATAGCGAAAGGATGCAGACCAAGTTCGGGCTCGTCCAACACTATCGTCTCAGGCGGGTTAGTTTGCTGCAACAAAACAGTCAGACAGATAAACCGAAGCGTACCGGAACTTAACCTCTCTCCCGAGAAAATACCATCCAGCCCTTTCTGTCGCCAACGCAATACAGTATTGTGCGAGCCCTCATAAACCGGATTAACCTCGAAATCCTCAAGGAACGGTGCCACCACACGCACCGAACGTACGATCCCCGCGTATCTCTCAGCGTCACTTTCTCGCATCCGCCACAACACCGCCGCGAGATTCCGCCCATCACTGTGAAGCCTTAGATTATCTGCAACATCACAACTCTGTAACACGGGCGAACGGGACGAAGAGTCATCAAAATGGAAAACTCTGCAACCCGTGAGGATGTCTCGAATCCTTTCCTGTACCCCAGAACTCGAGTGGCGTTCATCTTCATGAGAAAGCACGGAACGACGAGCCAACGGTTTCCAGCCATTGTTGCCGTGGAAATCGTCATAGTAAGGGTCATTGTAATTTGCCGTGTCATGGAAGAAGAGACGTTCTCTCACAAGGGAAGTATCTCCAGTACCACGGCTGAACTGGACATCATATCCACTTTTGTGTGTGCTATTTATCCAGTAATCTACGTTGATGGCAAAACATCGCGGATTAAAGCCTGAACCCCGTTCCGATTGGTCAAAATCGGCAACCGGGTTGCCCTGAAAGAAGTGTTCACTAAACCCGCCGCTACGCGTTATTGCTTCTTGGAACGTGTCATCAACCAGACGTGAAAGCAGCTCTATCCCTCTGAGCAAGTTCGTCTTTCCCGCACCGTTCGGGCCAATCAACAGTGTTACCGGCGTGACCAGTTCAAGTGTTGCGTCACGAATAGAAAGCAGATTTCTGATTCTAAAGGAACGAATCGCCATACCAAACATTCTAGCTGCCTCGCTGAGGTAAGTATGCTCACCAGACCAAGGTAATACGCGTCAGCCCGTCATCGTTAACCAAATCGCCCGCGCGGATATCTCTCACCGCATGAAATTGCTGTGAACTTGATGTCACTGTGTAAACATTGCATCAAAAGTAAGACAAGACCGTCCTGTAGTGCTTGAAACAAGTCAACGTTTACAGTGCTGTGGCTCTGGGGTATCCCAGAGCCACAGCGTTTTAAACAACTGGCCTCGGTAGTTACCTACCGGGGCCAGTGTTATGAAG
This region includes:
- a CDS encoding DUF4276 family protein, with the protein product MVEIAIVAEGPSEQQFIVNYLDPYLRQASGGKLFTKAIVVKTGVGANGKACSGGGGWYSRATPCYDSLIRSLLSEPQLQGVSTMIDYYGFPRDFIKEAGLVAPKCEDLEEKMLECYTKREQPGKFLPFVVKHEFETLVIAAALHGSSTVFSAAEIRQMAGWRDSSGEVEEINDSPQTSPSKRIIQLKERSKVRYRKVPDSKDVFDHTPFEAVLKECPRFADWVAKLLSFAA
- a CDS encoding AAA family ATPase; the encoded protein is MAIRSFRIRNLLSIRDATLELVTPVTLLIGPNGAGKTNLLRGIELLSRLVDDTFQEAITRSGGFSEHFFQGNPVADFDQSERGSGFNPRCFAINVDYWINSTHKSGYDVQFSRGTGDTSLVRERLFFHDTANYNDPYYDDFHGNNGWKPLARRSVLSHEDERHSSSGVQERIRDILTGCRVFHFDDSSSRSPVLQSCDVADNLRLHSDGRNLAAVLWRMRESDAERYAGIVRSVRVVAPFLEDFEVNPVYEGSHNTVLRWRQKGLDGIFSGERLSSGTLRFICLTVLLQQTNPPETIVLDEPELGLHPFAIYQLAEMLHEVASAERKIIVTTQSVTLANQFSLQELALVTRENGATTVNRPESEAYTQWLDDYSVGQMWENNVLNVSPKREVTNS